Genomic DNA from Nitrosarchaeum koreense MY1:
AAACAGAGAAGATTTTTGTTTCATAATCAAAGATGATATGGAAGTTATTTTTTTTATGAACAGTTTAAAATTAAAAGATATGATGGCAATTTGGACTGATTCCAAAACATTTGTAACCACATTAAGATCATTATTTAGTTTAATATGGAAAAATGCACATTATGTAGATGAATCAGATGTAGAATCATTATTGGGTTCTGAAATTACATATGAACATAGATTAAGAGAAATTGAACAAGAAAAAATCATCTTAAATTATTTACAGAAAAATTTTAAGCTTACCGAATACAAATCAGGAGTTAAAAATGAGTAAAAATTCAATAAAAAACAAAAATGTAGATTCAAAGCAATTAAATATTTTAATAGTTGATGATAACGAACAAATTACAAAAATGCTTATTACATTTTTAGAATTAAAAAATCATAAATGTACAGGTGCAAGCGATGGCAAACAAGGACTTGCATTGATTGAAGAAGGTAATTATGATGTAGTGTTATTGGATTTGGCAATGCCTGAATTTGATGGATATGCCGTAATCAAAGCATTAGAAAGTAAAGACATGCTAAAAAACAATAAAATAATTGTATTTACAGCATCCACCATAACTCAAGATGAGCTAGATGAACTGGTCAGCAGAGGAGTTACATCATATATTTTAAAACCAATTGATATTGATCAGTTATTATCTAAAATTGTTGAATCCGCATCTTCCTAAAGGTTAGGTGTAACATAAAATGATTCCAATAAAAAATATCTTATTTTTACTCTCAGGAGCGTCTAGTTTTATCATATTTTACATGGGTTTAGTAAACTACATCACTGCTATTGAATCATCAACAGGTTGGATTTTGCTAGTTTTTGCAACCATTGTAGCAGCTGGAACATTACTTAGCACTGTATACATTTCAAAAAGCATCACAAAACCTATTGAAAAACTTGCAGAAAATATGACAGAATTTTCTAAAACAAATAAGATTACAAACAAAA
This window encodes:
- a CDS encoding response regulator, whose protein sequence is MSKNSIKNKNVDSKQLNILIVDDNEQITKMLITFLELKNHKCTGASDGKQGLALIEEGNYDVVLLDLAMPEFDGYAVIKALESKDMLKNNKIIVFTASTITQDELDELVSRGVTSYILKPIDIDQLLSKIVESASS